In the genome of Fusarium fujikuroi IMI 58289 draft genome, chromosome FFUJ_chr02, one region contains:
- a CDS encoding related to Cutinase transcription factor 1 alpha → MSNDDPTVRRILPQQSQMNSFSFAPQQYTQRETQKNYVFVDEHNRHKRLKVMRACEGCRRRKIKCDAATTNTWPCSACIRLKLHCVRPNGFDGANDSTTYDTTPMNPSDQYQQMPMQHQVMNPGTKISPAAMYGAPQPGYPDPSAQYQHVQYDTSQQPGGMPYGAVAPSGSMMEQHYAGQNVFPTPPMHQPPPPPAAQQQPSPEAYSPGEYQHHDLADLLGTLKVNETGTAPYLRNKASFRREEEPAVEDDEEFPANLPKPAPGHKIRIPPELMPDDDTALNYFDLYFTHVHPYVPVLCKTAFYQQWNTDRNSISPLILEAVFAMGGRLAEDPGEGQQWLALASRHADSFMDIPRLSTLQALLMILKAREAAPKRGYYYRSWMTVVQCVQMGKDLGLDEHYEDHQAGISCEFTPVDCQLRKRLWQLVFVCEVMVGAPQGRHDHAVKLNTVDFNPARPVPGCEESEYHISRNFSYFSQVVRTVATMSKVYTRLRRRKDWGVDPEFQQLGQSFNTWLTELPPDLAISFPPDGSPPWIPSHFIGNMHGYYYLALILFHRPILSFLDPNSPDGQWKRHMMICYSSAKALCRLQEATLNSFGLTGLQCMQRGFSFSLYAGLSCIVIHLVAIVSPDPEFNTDAREYFTRHMRVLEKVMAAWPMPELEKQINALRDAFSADVRKPFVLKPSFPYGSPHPSTHSSPPRGNDSFRPVIHRTGSIDQHLDTHGAQQVSYTNYPITPPISAGPLDSKSDSPAVQSLVMMSQGSQAPGMPQSMSMTDQPAWNPSRLFEQWNTTFGTPTSHTQSSSTPPHTSPLNASSSGATEVPTIQDIQAVQASMPAGSHQISPSQYSSAPVPNFVTPAMWQESVASVYEGGLKRAWGQ, encoded by the exons ATGTCAAACGACGACCCTACTGTTCGCCGAATCTTACCACAACAATCCCAAATGAattccttttcctttgcgCCGCAGCAATATACGCAGCGCGAGACCCAAAAGA ACTATGTGTTCGTTGACGAGCACAACCGCCATAAGCGGTTGAAAG TTATGAGGGCTTGTGAAGGTTGCAGAAGACGGAAGATCAAATGTGACGCTGCGACTACCAACACATGGCCATGCTCGGCCTGCATAAGACTCAAGCTTCACTGCGTACGGCCAAATGGTTTCGATGGAGCCAACGACTCGACGACTTACGACACAACACCCATGAACCCTTCAGATCAGTATCAGCAAATGCCAATGCAACATCAAGTAATGAATCCAGGTACAAAGATCTCGCCAGCTGCTATGTACGGTGCTCCTCAGCCAGGTTACCCTGACCCAAGTGCCCAATATCAGCATGTTCAGTACGATACTTCTCAGCAACCTGGGGGCATGCCTTATGGTGCTGTTGCGCCTTCCGGTTCGATGATGGAACAGCATTATGCAGGCCAGAATGTGTTTCCCACTCCTCCAATGCACCAgccaccaccgcctcctGCAGCTCAGCAGCAACCCTCCCCAGAGGCCTACTCACCTGGAGAATATCAACATCATGACCTTGCAGATCTGTTGGGAACGCTGAAGGTCAATGAAACCGGTACAG CTCCATATCTCAGGAACAAGGCGTCGTTCAGACGTGAAGAGGAACCagctgttgaagacgatgaggagtTCCCAGCCAATCTACCTAAGCCTGCACCTGGTCACAAGATTCGCATACCGCCTGAGTTAATGCCCGATGACGACACAGCACTCAATTATTTCGACCTTTATTTCACACATGTTCACCCCTACGTTCCTGTGTTATGCAAGACGGCCTTCTACCAACAATGGAACACAGATCGAAACTCCATTTCGCCTTTGATTCTGGAAGCTGTCTTTGCTATGGGTGGACGTTTGGCCGAGGACCCGGGTGAGGGCCAACAATGGCTTGCCCTCGCTTCCC GACACGCCGATTCTTTCATGGACATTCCACGTCTTAGCACACTTCAAGCCCTGCTCATGATTCTCAAGGCTCGCGAAGCTGCACCCAAGCGAGGCTACTATTATCGTTCTTGGATGACTGTTGTACAGTGTGTTCAGATGGGCAAGGACCTGGGTTTGGATGAGCATTACGAGGACCACCAAGCAGGCATTTCTTGCGAGTTCACCCCGGTTGACTGCCAACTTCGAAAGCGATTATGGCAGCTGGTCTTTGTCTGTGAGGTCATGGTTGGAGCCCCCCAAG GGCGACACGACCACGCAGTGAAACTAAACACCGTGGATTTCAACCCTGCGAGACCAGTTCCAGGCTGTGAAGAATCCGAATACCACATCTCGCGCAATTTCAGCTACTTCTCTCAGGTTGTGAGAACTGTTGCTACCATGAGCAAAGTCTACACAAGACTGCGAAGACGAAAGGATTGGGGCGTTGACCCTGAATTCCAGCAGTTGGGACAAAGCTTCAACACTTGGCTGACCGAGCTACCTCCGGATCTGGCCATTTCCTTCCCACCAGATGGATCGCCTCCTTGGATTCCCTCGCACTTTATTGGAAACATGCATGGATACTACTATCTGGCCTTGATCCTGTTCCATCGACCCATTCTGTCATTCCTTGACCCTAATTCTCCGGATGGACAATGGAAACGCCATATGATGATTTGCTACAGCTCTGCCAAGGCATTGTGCCGTCTTCAGGAGGCAACTCTCAACTCGTTTGGACTTACTGGACTCCAGTGTATGCAGCGAGGCTTCAGTTTCTCTCTCTACGCAGGCCTCTCTTGTATCGTCATTCATCTG GTTGCAATTGTTTCACCAGATCCCGAGTTCAACACTGATGCTCGCGAATACTTTACGAGGCACATGAGGGTGTTGGAGAAGGTGATGGCAGCATGGCCGATGCCAgagttggagaagcagaTCAATGCACTACGAGATGCTTTCTCAGCAGATGTTCGAAAGCCATTCGTCCTGAAACCCAGCTTTCCCTACGGCAGCCCTCACCCTTCAACCCACTCCAGCCCTCCTCGCGGTAACGACTCATTCCGACCAGTAATCCACCGGACAGGGTCCATTGATCAACATTTGGATACACACGGTGCCCAACAAGTCAGTTATACCAACTACCCCATTACACCTCCTATTTCCGCGGGCCCTTTGGACAGCAAAAGTGACTCCCCAGCTGTACAGTCGCTCGTCATGATGTCGCAAGGATCGCAGGCTCCTGGAATGCCCCAGAGCATGTCGATGACGGACCAACCCGCATGGAATCCATCGCGACTATTTGA ACAATGGAACACCACATTTGGTACGCCTACCTCTCACACACAATCCAGCTCCACCCCACCTCACACGAGCCCTCTTAACGCGTCGTCCTCAGGTGCCACGGAAGTTCCCACTATCCAGGATATCCAGGCAGTTCAAGCTTCAATGCCTGCTGGATCGCATCAAATCTCGCCATCTCAGTACTCGTCTGCACCGGTGCCAAACTTTGTCACCCCTGCAATGTGGCAAGAGTCGGTTGCAAGCGTTTACGAGGGTGGGCTGAAGCGAGCATGGGGCCAGTGA